A DNA window from Vigna angularis cultivar LongXiaoDou No.4 chromosome 1, ASM1680809v1, whole genome shotgun sequence contains the following coding sequences:
- the LOC108340124 gene encoding GDSL esterase/lipase EXL3, protein MSLLCGKLLSQWLIVILMFQYVSALILPNNETVPAVIVFGDSIVDTGNNNYISTLVKCNFPPYGRDFAEGNHPSGRFSNGLVPSDIIAAKFGVKKFLPPYLDPTLQLQDLLTGVSFASGGAGYDPLTAELVSVMSLSDQLIMFKEYIDKIKAAVGGNRTTQIVSKSIYIVCIGSDDIANTYTQSPFRRAEYDIPSYTDLMASEASKFFETLYGMGARRIGVFGIPAIGCVPSQRTMAGGLDRACVESSNEAAMLFNSKLSSQMDALGKKLPDARLVYLDSYNGLLKMIRDPAKYGFQVTEKGCCGTGNIEVSILCNRYIVNTCSNSSDYIFWDSYHPTEQAYYVLSTITLDEKVKQFF, encoded by the exons ATGAGTCTTCTCTGTGGAAAGCTTCTTTCTCAATGGCTTATAGTCATTCTCATGTTTCAATATGTTTCTGCACTGATCCTACCCAACAATGAAACTGTGCCAGCAGTCATTGTCTTTGGGGACTCCATAGTAGATACCGGAAACAACAACTATATCTCCACTCTTGTCAAATGCAATTTCCCACCATATGGTAGAGATTTTGCTGAAGGAAATCATCCATCTGGGAGGTTCAGCAATGGCTTAGTCCCATCAGATATTATTG cTGCAAAATTTGGAGTCAAGAAGTTCTTACCTCCTTATCTCGATCCAACTTTGCAGCTTCAAGATCTCCTCACTGGTGTAAGCTTTGCCTCAGGTGGGGCCGGATATGATCCTCTAACAGCCGAATTAGTG TCTGTGATGTCATTGTCAGATCAATTAATCATGTTCAAGGAGTATATAGACAAGATTAAAGCTGCAGTTGGAGGAAACAGAACCACACAAATAGTGTCTAAGAGCATATACATAGTGTGCATAGGAAGTGATGACATTGCCAATACTTACACTCAATCACCATTTAGGCGTGCTGAGTATGATATTCCTTCATACACTGATCTAATGGCCTCTGAAGCTTCAAAGTTCTTTGAG ACACTTTATGGAATGGGAGCTAGAAGGATCGGAGTGTTTGGTATACCAGCTATAGGGTGTGTGCCTTCACAAAGAACAATGGCTGGAGGCTTAGATAGAGCATGTGTAGAATCTTCTAATGAAGCGGCAATGCTCTTCAATTCGAAGCTTTCTTCTCAAATGGATGCACTTGGAAAGAAGTTACCAGACGCTAGACTTGTTTACCTTGATTCTTACAATGGATTGCTAAAAATGATTAGAGATCCTGCTAAATATG GTTTCCAAGTGACAGAGAAAGGATGCTGCGGCACAGGGAATATAGAAGTGAGCATTTTGTGCAACCGCTACATCGTAAACACATGCTCT